The DNA region ATTGACCATGGCAAGTCGACGCTGGCCGATCGCTTCATCCAGATGTGTGGCGGCCTTGCCGAGCGCGAAATGGAAGCCCAGGTTCTGGACTCCATGGACCTGGAACGTGAACGCGGGATCACCATCAAGGCCCACAGCGTCACCCTGTATTACACCGCTCGCGATGGCATCAAGTACCAGCTGAACTTCATTGACACCCCGGGCCACGTTGACTTCACCTACGAAGTCAGCCGGTCGCTGGCGGCCTGTGAAGGTGCGTTGCTGGTGGTCGATGCCGGTCAGGGCGTTGAAGCGCAGTCGGTAGCCAACTGCTACACCGCGATCGAGCAGGGCCTGGAAGTGATGCCGGTCCTGAACAAGATCGACCTGCCTCAGGCCGATCCGGACCGCGTGAAAGAAGAAATCGAAAAAATCATCGGCATCGATGCCACCGACGCGGTCGAGTGCAGTGCCAAGACCGGTCTGGGCGTCGACGAAGTGCTGGAGCGTCTGGTCAAGACCATTCCTGCGCCGACCGGCAACTATGAAGATCCGCTGCAAGCGTTGATCATCGACTCCTGGTTCGACAACTACCTGGGCGTTGTTTCCCTGGTTCGCGTGCGCCACGGTCGTGTGAAGAAGGGCGACAAGATCCTGGTCAAGTCCACCGGCAAGATCCATCTGGTGGACAGCGTCGGTGTCTTCAACCCTAAACACTCCGCGACCGTTGACCTGAAGGCCGGCGAAGTGGGCTTCATCATTGCCGGCATCAAGGACATCCATGGTGCACCGGTCGGTGACACCCTGACCTTGAGCTCCACGCCGGACGTTGATGTACTGCCAGGTTTTAAACGCATTCAGCCGCAGGTGTACGCCGGTCTGTTCCCGGTCAGTTCCGACGACTTCGAAGATTTTCGTGAAGCCCTGCAAAAGCTCACGCTCAACGACTCGTCCCTGCAGTACACCCCGGAAAGCTCCGACGCACTGGGCTTCGGCTTCCGTTGCGGGTTCCTCGGCATGCTGCACATGGAAATCATCCAGGAGCGCCTGGAGCGCGAGTACGACCTGGACCTGATCACCACGGCGCCGACGGTAATTTTCGAGCTGCTGCTGAAAACCGGTGAAACGATTTACGTCGACAACCCGTCGAAGCTGCCAGACCTGTCCTCGATCGAAGACATGCGCGAACCGATCGTGCGGGCCAATATTCTTGTGCCGCAAGAGCACCTGGGCAACGTCATTACCCTGTGCATCGAGAAACGTGGCGTACAGCACGACATGCTGTTCCTCGGTACCCAGGTTCAAGTGACCTACGATTTGCCGATGAACGAAGTGGTCCTGGACTTCTTCGACCGTCTGAAATCCACCAGTCGTGGCTATGCTTCGCTGGATTACCATTTCGATCGTTATCAATCGGCTAATCTGGTGAAACTGGATGTGCTGATCAACGGTGACAAGGTCGACGCCCTGGCGTTGATCGTGCACAAGGATAACGCGCACTACAAAGGTCGCCAGTTGACCGAGAAGATGAAAGAACTGATTCCACGTCAGATGTTCGACGTCGCGATCCAGGCCGCCATTGGCGGGCAGATCATTGCGCGGACCTCTGTCAAGGCACTCAGAAAGAACGTATTGGCCAAATGCTACGGCGGTGACGTTAGCCGTAAGAAGAAACTGCTTGAAAAGCAGAAGGCCGGTAAGAAACGCATGAAGCAAGTCGGTAACGTGGAAATTCCACAAGAAGCCTTCCTTGCAGTGCTCAGGTTGGATAGTTAGGTCCTATGTCACTAAATTTCCCGCTGTTGCTGGTCATCGCCGTGTTCGTCTGCGGCCTGTTGGCGTTGCTCGATCTGGTTTTCCTGGCGCCGCGTCGGCGTGCCGCCATTGCCTCCTATCAGGGCAGTGTCAGTCAGCCTGATGGGATGGTGGTCGAGAAACTGAATAAAGAGCCGCTGCTGGTCGAATACGGCAAGTCGTTCTTCCCGGTGTTGTTCATCGTGCTGGTACTGCGTTCGTTCCTGGTGGAACCGTTCCAGATTCCTTCAGGCTCGATGAAACCGACCCTGGACGTTGGCGACTTCATTCTGGTGAGCAAGTTTTCTTACGGGATCCGCTTGCCGGTGATCGACAAGAAAGTCATCGAAGTGGGTGATCCACAGCGCGGCGATGTGATGGTGTTCCGCTATCCGAGCGATCCGAACGTCAACTACATTAAACGTGTGGTAGGCCTGCCGGGTGACCAGATTCGTTACACCGCCGACAAGCGTCTGTTCGTCAACGGTGAGTCGATTGCCGAACAACTGGTCGGCTCCGAGCCGGGCACGTTGGGCAGCGCCGAGCTCTACAAGGAAAAACTCGGCGTTGCCGAGCACCTGATCCGCAAGGAAATGAGCCGTTACCGCGCAACGCCGGACCATTCGTGGACCGTGCCTGCCGGACACTACTTCATGATGGGCGACAACCGCGACAACTCGAATGACAGTCGCTACTGGGATGATCCGAGCATTCCCAAGGATCTGCTGGGCATGGTTCCCGACAAGAATATCGTCGGCAAGGCCTTCGCAGTCTGGATGAGCTGGCCGGAACCTAAACTCAGTCACCTGCCGAATTTCTCGCGGGTTGGCCTGATCAAGTAATCACACACGGCGCTGTTGAACACAGCGCCGAATGCATTTCTGGAGTCGGCACAATCGGCCCCGAAAGCATGAAGCCAATGATATTCAGGACGTTATTTTTGAACACAGCGTTAATTGTCCCAAGCCTGCGCCGCATCACGGCGATGGCGGTGGAATCCAACCACGAACTCAGCGTGGGTAAACCGTGAGCGTCTCCTTAAGCCGTCTCGAGCGTCAGCTCGGCTACACCTTCAAGGACCAGGAACTGATGGTCCTGGCCCTGACTCACCGCAGCTTTGCCGGGCGTAACAACGAACGCCTGGAATTCCTCGGTGATGCCATCCTTAACTTTGTCGCTGGCGAGGCGCTGTTCGATCGCTTCCCGCTGGCCCGCGAAGGTCAGTTGTCGCGCTTGCGCGCACGCCTCGTGAAAGGCGAGACCTTGGCCGTACTGGCTCGCGGTTTCGATCTGGGCGAATACCTGCGCCTGGGTTCCGGTGAATTGAAAAGCGGCGGTTTCCGTCGCGAATCGATTCTGGCCGATGCCCTTGAAGCGCTGATTGGTGCGATCTACCTGGATGCCGGCATGGACATGGCACGCGAACGCGTACTGGCCTGGCTGGCCGGGGAGTTCGAAGGCCTGACGCTGGTCGACACCAACAAAGATCCAAAAACCCGCCTGCAAGAGTTCCTGCAGTCGCGGGGTTGTGAACTGCCGCGTTACGAAGTGGTGGATATCCAGGGTGAGCCGCATTGCCGGACGTTCTTCGTCGAATGTGAAATCACCTTACTGAATGAAAAAAGCCGAGGTCAGGGTGTGAGCCGTCGTATTGCCGAACAGGTAGCGGCCGCCGCAGCACTGATTGCCCTGGGCGTGGAGAATGGCCATGACTGATTCAACTGCAACTCGCTGTGGCTATGTCGCCATCGTCGGCCGTCCCAACGTGGGCAAGTCCACGCTGCTGAACCACATCCTCGGTCAGAAGCTGGCGATCACCTCGCGCAAGCCTCAGACCACTCGCCACAACATGCTCGGCATCAAGACCGAAGGCGCCGTGCAGGCGATCTACGTCGACACCCCCGGCATGCACAAAGGTGGCGAGAAAGCCCTGAACCGCTACATGAACAAGACCGCTTCGGCGGCGTTGAAAGACGTCGACGTGGTGATCTTCGTGGTTGACCGCACCAAGTGGACAGACGAAGACCAGATGGTCCTCGAGCGCGTTCAATACGTGACCGGCCCGCTGATCGTGGCGCTGAACAAGACCGACCGCATCGAAGACAAAGCCGAGCTGATGCCGCACCTGACCTGGTTGCAGGAACAGTTGCCGAACGCGCAGATCATGCCGATCTCGGCCCAGCACGGGCATAACCTCGAAACGCTGGAGCGCGTGATTGCCGGTTACCTGCCGGAAAACGATCACTTCTTCCCGGAAGACCAGATCACCGACCGCAGCAGCCGCTTCCTCGCCGCTGAACTGGTACGCGAGAAAATCATGCGCCAGATGGGCGCCGAGCTGCCGTACCAGATCACCGTTGAAATCGAAGAGTTCAAGCAACAGGGCAAAACCCTGCACATCCATGCCTTGATTCTCGTCGAGCGCGACGGCCAGAAGAAAATCATCATTGGCGACAAGGGCGAGCGGATCAAACGCATCGGCACCGAGGCGCGCAAGGACATGGAGCTGCTGTTCGACTCCAAGATCATGCTCAACCTTTGGGTCAAGGTGAAAGGCGGCTGGTCCGACGATGAACGCGCCTTGCGTTCGCTGGGTTACGGCGACCTGTAAGTCTCGGTTCCAGATACACCAGTGAGCCCCTGTGGGAGCGGGCTTGCTCGCGAATAGGATGTAACATTCAGCATTGATGTTGACTGTTACGTCGCATTCGCGAGCAAGCCCGCTCCCACATTGGTTTTGGGTTGTTTGTAAAATTGCGTTTCTCCATTGAGAACTCCATGTCCCAACCCATCGGCCAACCCGCCTTCGTGCTCCACAGTCGCGCCTACCGCGAAAACAGCGCGCTGGTGGATTTCCTCACGCCGCAAGGTCGGCTGCGGGCGGTGTTGCGTAGTGCTCGGGGCAAGGCCGGGACCCTGGCGCGGCCGTTCGTGCCGCTGGAAGTCGAGTTCCGTGGGCGTGGTGAGTTGAAGAACGTCGGTCGCATGGAAAGCGCCGGTGTTTCAACCTGGCTCAATGGTGAAGCGCTGTTCAGTGGTCTCTACCTCAATGAGCTGTTGATTCGGCTGTTGCCGTCCGAAGACCCGCATCCCGCTGTGTTTGACCACTACGCCGCGACCCTGCTTGCGCTTGCCGAAGGTCGTCCGCTGGAACCGTTGTTGCGTTCCTTCGAGTGGCGGCTGCTCGATGATCTCGGTTATGGCTTCGCCCTGGCCACCGACATCCATGGCGATCCCATCGCGCCGGACGGTCTCTACCGTTTGCAAGTGGATGCGGGGCTCGAACGGGTCTACCTGCTGCAACCCGGTCTGTTCAACGGCACCGAACTGTTGGCCATGGCCGATGCAGATTGGTCAGCCCCTGGCGCACTATCGGCAGCCAAGCGATTGATGCGCCAGGCACTGGCCGTTCATCTGGGCGGTCGTCCCTTGGTGAGTCGCGAGTTGTTTCGCAAGCCATAGGGTCTGTTGATGCTTGGCAGCGGCCGCGCCGGGCGCCCACTTGGCGCAGGGCTGCGTTGCTCGGAACTTATTTGGAACAACCAAACTACGTTCCTCGCGCCTTGCCCTGCACCAAGTGGTCATCCGTCGCGGCCGCTGCCAAACATCAACAGACCCTATCTCCCCGTGTATGCTGTGCGCCGAACTTTTCCATTTTCAGGAGCGCTTCCGTGACCACCAGCAATCGCATTCTTCTTGGCGTGAACATCGACCATGTTGCCACCCTGCGTCAGGCCCGGGGCACGCGCTATCCGGATCCGGTCAAGGCAGCACTGGACGCGGAAGAGGCGGGCGCTGACGGCATTACCGTGCACCTGCGCGAAGACCGTCGGCACATTCAGGAGCGCGACGTGTTGCTGCTCAAGGATGTGCTGCAAACCCGCATGAACTTCGAAATGGGCGTAACCGAAGAAATGATGGCGTTCGCCGAACGCATTCGTCCGGCGCACATTTGCCTGGTGCCGGAAACCCGTCAGGAGCTGACGACCGAAGGTGGTCTGGACGTGGCGGGGCAGGAAGCGCGGATCAAGGCTGCGGTGGATCGCCTGGCGAAAATCGGCTGTGAAGTGTCGCTGTTCATTGATGCTGACGAGCGGCAGATTGAAGCGTCCCATCGTGTTGGTGCGCCGGCTATTGAGCTGCATACCGGTCGTTATGCCGATGCCGAGACGCCGACCGATGTGGCTGAAGAGCTCAAGCGTGTGGCGGATGGCGTGGCGTTTG from Pseudomonas sp. ACM7 includes:
- the lepA gene encoding translation elongation factor 4, whose translation is MSDLSHIRNFSIIAHIDHGKSTLADRFIQMCGGLAEREMEAQVLDSMDLERERGITIKAHSVTLYYTARDGIKYQLNFIDTPGHVDFTYEVSRSLAACEGALLVVDAGQGVEAQSVANCYTAIEQGLEVMPVLNKIDLPQADPDRVKEEIEKIIGIDATDAVECSAKTGLGVDEVLERLVKTIPAPTGNYEDPLQALIIDSWFDNYLGVVSLVRVRHGRVKKGDKILVKSTGKIHLVDSVGVFNPKHSATVDLKAGEVGFIIAGIKDIHGAPVGDTLTLSSTPDVDVLPGFKRIQPQVYAGLFPVSSDDFEDFREALQKLTLNDSSLQYTPESSDALGFGFRCGFLGMLHMEIIQERLEREYDLDLITTAPTVIFELLLKTGETIYVDNPSKLPDLSSIEDMREPIVRANILVPQEHLGNVITLCIEKRGVQHDMLFLGTQVQVTYDLPMNEVVLDFFDRLKSTSRGYASLDYHFDRYQSANLVKLDVLINGDKVDALALIVHKDNAHYKGRQLTEKMKELIPRQMFDVAIQAAIGGQIIARTSVKALRKNVLAKCYGGDVSRKKKLLEKQKAGKKRMKQVGNVEIPQEAFLAVLRLDS
- the lepB gene encoding signal peptidase I, coding for MSLNFPLLLVIAVFVCGLLALLDLVFLAPRRRAAIASYQGSVSQPDGMVVEKLNKEPLLVEYGKSFFPVLFIVLVLRSFLVEPFQIPSGSMKPTLDVGDFILVSKFSYGIRLPVIDKKVIEVGDPQRGDVMVFRYPSDPNVNYIKRVVGLPGDQIRYTADKRLFVNGESIAEQLVGSEPGTLGSAELYKEKLGVAEHLIRKEMSRYRATPDHSWTVPAGHYFMMGDNRDNSNDSRYWDDPSIPKDLLGMVPDKNIVGKAFAVWMSWPEPKLSHLPNFSRVGLIK
- the rnc gene encoding ribonuclease III — encoded protein: MSVSLSRLERQLGYTFKDQELMVLALTHRSFAGRNNERLEFLGDAILNFVAGEALFDRFPLAREGQLSRLRARLVKGETLAVLARGFDLGEYLRLGSGELKSGGFRRESILADALEALIGAIYLDAGMDMARERVLAWLAGEFEGLTLVDTNKDPKTRLQEFLQSRGCELPRYEVVDIQGEPHCRTFFVECEITLLNEKSRGQGVSRRIAEQVAAAAALIALGVENGHD
- the era gene encoding GTPase Era produces the protein MTDSTATRCGYVAIVGRPNVGKSTLLNHILGQKLAITSRKPQTTRHNMLGIKTEGAVQAIYVDTPGMHKGGEKALNRYMNKTASAALKDVDVVIFVVDRTKWTDEDQMVLERVQYVTGPLIVALNKTDRIEDKAELMPHLTWLQEQLPNAQIMPISAQHGHNLETLERVIAGYLPENDHFFPEDQITDRSSRFLAAELVREKIMRQMGAELPYQITVEIEEFKQQGKTLHIHALILVERDGQKKIIIGDKGERIKRIGTEARKDMELLFDSKIMLNLWVKVKGGWSDDERALRSLGYGDL
- the recO gene encoding DNA repair protein RecO, whose translation is MSQPIGQPAFVLHSRAYRENSALVDFLTPQGRLRAVLRSARGKAGTLARPFVPLEVEFRGRGELKNVGRMESAGVSTWLNGEALFSGLYLNELLIRLLPSEDPHPAVFDHYAATLLALAEGRPLEPLLRSFEWRLLDDLGYGFALATDIHGDPIAPDGLYRLQVDAGLERVYLLQPGLFNGTELLAMADADWSAPGALSAAKRLMRQALAVHLGGRPLVSRELFRKP
- the pdxJ gene encoding pyridoxine 5'-phosphate synthase; protein product: MTTSNRILLGVNIDHVATLRQARGTRYPDPVKAALDAEEAGADGITVHLREDRRHIQERDVLLLKDVLQTRMNFEMGVTEEMMAFAERIRPAHICLVPETRQELTTEGGLDVAGQEARIKAAVDRLAKIGCEVSLFIDADERQIEASHRVGAPAIELHTGRYADAETPTDVAEELKRVADGVAFGLAQGLIVNAGHGLHYHNVEAVAAIKGINELNIGHALVAHALFVGFKSAVSEMKALILAAAKA